One stretch of Roseimicrobium sp. ORNL1 DNA includes these proteins:
- a CDS encoding DUF1080 domain-containing protein yields MRISLLLTVLVSTTTTCLLQAQSPPAAVTTTPPAAAGTAKPEASVPAPADTPAPAPKPAKPKAYDDPGETDDDFIIQGEYVGKDKEGNRFGTQIIALGDGKFEAVRYKGGLPGEGWDGDRGDVTRVPGGREQGEMTVVFNGPKSRGEADGAKIFVTQMHKEPIMDLKRAYRESPTLNAAPPESALVLFDGKGVNGFPKSRVTKDGLLMEGATSGETFGDCTIHVEFRLPYMPTARGQGRGNSGIYLQGRYEVQMLDSFGLEGKDNECGGIYKVAQPKVNMCYPPLSWQTYDIDFTAAKFDASGKKTANAKLTVKHNGVPIHENVEIPNITGSAPIKDESATPGPIFLQNHGNPVRYRNIWVVRK; encoded by the coding sequence ATGCGCATTTCCTTGCTTCTCACCGTACTGGTCAGCACCACCACCACGTGTTTGTTGCAGGCACAGTCACCTCCAGCCGCTGTGACCACCACTCCGCCTGCGGCTGCCGGAACTGCGAAGCCGGAGGCATCTGTGCCCGCGCCCGCTGACACGCCTGCACCCGCTCCCAAGCCTGCGAAGCCCAAGGCTTACGACGACCCCGGTGAGACGGATGATGACTTCATCATCCAGGGCGAATACGTGGGCAAGGACAAGGAGGGCAACCGCTTTGGCACGCAGATCATCGCGCTGGGGGACGGGAAATTCGAAGCCGTACGCTACAAGGGTGGCCTGCCCGGCGAGGGTTGGGACGGCGACCGCGGCGACGTGACGCGTGTGCCCGGTGGCCGTGAGCAGGGCGAGATGACCGTGGTCTTCAACGGACCCAAGTCCCGCGGCGAGGCGGACGGCGCGAAAATCTTCGTCACGCAGATGCACAAGGAGCCCATCATGGATCTCAAGCGTGCCTACCGCGAGTCCCCCACCTTGAACGCCGCCCCGCCGGAGAGCGCCTTGGTCCTCTTCGATGGCAAGGGCGTCAATGGCTTCCCCAAGTCCCGCGTGACCAAGGACGGTCTGCTCATGGAGGGCGCTACCAGTGGAGAGACATTCGGCGACTGCACCATCCACGTCGAATTCCGCCTGCCCTACATGCCCACCGCACGCGGCCAGGGACGTGGGAACAGTGGCATCTACCTGCAGGGCCGTTATGAGGTGCAGATGCTCGACAGCTTCGGCCTCGAAGGGAAGGACAACGAATGCGGCGGCATCTACAAGGTCGCCCAGCCCAAGGTGAACATGTGCTACCCGCCGCTGAGCTGGCAGACCTACGACATCGACTTCACCGCCGCAAAGTTTGATGCCTCAGGCAAGAAGACCGCGAACGCCAAACTTACCGTGAAGCATAACGGCGTGCCCATCCACGAGAATGTGGAAATTCCCAACATCACCGGTTCCGCTCCCATCAAGGACGAGAGCGCTACTCCCGGTCCCATCTTCCTGCAGAACCACGGCAACCCGGTGCGCTACCGAAACATCTGGGTAGTGAGGAAGTGA
- a CDS encoding DUF1588 domain-containing protein: MSRLGVGWKLLGGVVCLTTTFAKAEEKKTSPVPEAVVAVLDQHCFKCHDADVAKGGINLDRPAIDWSADGAAKMWEKAFNAVTYQQMPPVNRKQMTPEEKQTLLSYLDGQLTQHTPIGGTLPRRLNRLEYRNSIRTVFQMGDFELPTGFPRDTRDHGFDTVSESLVLSPPLLEAYHDVARQIADEIFPPAKVKPPVTKKTAGVKDLVLSFSASTLHGDALRLASRSLDIMRSSTWPSKIEVTTSGIYRITVSTSAFRPKDDQPMILEVRARDVAATDRSRATAFRLLKEIEVTKETPETVTFEAALYEGQTPLFRWVNAELDHEPEAFSALLTHHFQDQRFLAAWQEMLFPGNPRKRISVTPLRGRNGWNIFQRHYKNPNLNMADAVPGNRYTEMALAMAKDDGTSRELGDTLTYYYHENGPALQLHGVTVEGPLELVEGPQDLKRREWREWNFGTRKQGESDEVYADRGLRLFLPRLFRRVPSDEVRQSYLEIAKNHWAEGHTFDEGMHLMLRSTLVSPRFLYRETNPGELDQLDLASRVAYFLTRDTPTSNIALQARGGKLADPKVYRATLESLLPKSPGSPMIRDFTEQWLDTRLLPEIMPDEKFGFSPEEVELAKAEVEHFFFIMLHENRPLRDFIDPDFIVTSKRFAMENYDYKVENEKPVNPNTTYVAEHRRMERLPIPRGGVRGGLLGQSAILMATANGVDTQPVLRGVWVLHNILGIPLPPPPANVPALTPDTQGAKTPRDLLAAHTKSADCKGCHQQIDPIGFVLENFDPVGGWRDEWPHINVKIDPSGVLPDGTQVKDYADLKRWIVTHIDVFGQCLAEKLMIYATGRVPSYAEKHELKEIVAKIEQDKGGFRDLVLALMESKTFRTR; encoded by the coding sequence ATGTCGCGTTTGGGAGTGGGCTGGAAGTTGTTGGGTGGAGTTGTTTGTCTGACCACGACGTTCGCAAAGGCGGAGGAGAAGAAGACCTCTCCGGTTCCTGAGGCGGTTGTCGCGGTGTTGGATCAGCACTGTTTCAAATGTCACGACGCCGACGTGGCGAAGGGTGGCATCAATCTTGACCGCCCTGCGATCGATTGGAGCGCGGATGGTGCCGCCAAGATGTGGGAGAAGGCCTTCAATGCGGTGACTTACCAGCAGATGCCGCCGGTGAATCGCAAGCAGATGACGCCCGAGGAGAAACAAACTCTTCTCAGCTATCTCGATGGGCAGCTCACGCAGCACACGCCCATCGGCGGCACGTTGCCTCGTCGGCTGAACCGGCTGGAGTACCGCAACTCCATCCGCACGGTCTTCCAGATGGGGGACTTCGAGCTTCCCACCGGATTCCCCAGAGACACGCGTGATCACGGCTTTGATACCGTGAGCGAGTCGCTCGTTCTCTCACCTCCCCTTCTTGAGGCGTATCACGATGTCGCCCGGCAGATTGCGGACGAGATCTTTCCCCCGGCCAAGGTGAAACCTCCGGTGACCAAGAAGACCGCCGGCGTGAAGGATCTGGTACTGAGCTTCTCCGCCTCGACGCTTCATGGAGACGCCCTGCGCCTGGCTTCGCGCAGTCTCGACATCATGCGAAGCTCCACCTGGCCGAGCAAAATCGAGGTGACCACTTCAGGGATCTACCGGATCACCGTGAGCACCTCCGCCTTCCGTCCCAAGGATGATCAGCCGATGATCCTGGAAGTGCGGGCTCGTGATGTAGCGGCCACAGACCGCTCCCGCGCCACCGCGTTTCGCCTGCTCAAGGAAATCGAAGTCACCAAGGAAACTCCTGAAACGGTGACCTTCGAAGCTGCCCTGTATGAAGGGCAGACCCCCCTGTTCCGCTGGGTCAATGCCGAACTGGATCATGAGCCTGAAGCCTTTTCCGCGCTGCTGACACATCACTTCCAGGACCAGCGCTTCCTTGCCGCCTGGCAGGAAATGCTCTTCCCCGGGAACCCCAGGAAGCGCATCTCGGTGACGCCTCTGCGCGGGCGCAATGGCTGGAACATCTTCCAGCGTCACTACAAGAATCCCAACCTGAACATGGCCGATGCTGTTCCCGGCAATCGCTACACGGAGATGGCCCTCGCCATGGCCAAGGATGACGGCACGTCGCGTGAGTTGGGTGACACCCTCACCTATTACTACCATGAGAACGGACCCGCCCTGCAGCTGCACGGGGTGACGGTGGAGGGGCCGCTTGAACTCGTCGAAGGCCCACAGGATCTGAAGCGCCGCGAGTGGCGCGAGTGGAACTTCGGCACGCGAAAGCAGGGTGAGAGTGACGAGGTCTATGCGGACCGCGGCCTGCGCCTCTTCCTCCCGCGGCTCTTCCGCCGCGTACCGAGTGATGAAGTTCGCCAGAGCTACCTCGAGATCGCCAAGAACCACTGGGCTGAAGGGCACACCTTTGATGAAGGCATGCACCTCATGCTGCGCAGCACGCTGGTCTCACCGCGCTTCCTCTATCGTGAGACCAACCCCGGTGAACTGGATCAGCTCGACCTCGCGAGCCGGGTCGCCTACTTCCTGACACGCGACACGCCCACCAGCAACATCGCCCTGCAGGCCCGCGGCGGGAAGCTCGCCGATCCGAAGGTCTACCGCGCCACGCTCGAATCGCTACTGCCCAAGTCGCCCGGCTCGCCCATGATTCGCGACTTCACCGAGCAGTGGCTGGACACGCGTCTGCTGCCCGAGATCATGCCCGATGAGAAGTTCGGATTCTCGCCGGAGGAAGTGGAACTCGCCAAGGCGGAGGTGGAGCATTTCTTCTTCATCATGCTGCACGAGAATCGCCCTCTGCGCGATTTCATCGACCCGGATTTCATCGTCACCTCCAAGCGCTTCGCGATGGAGAACTATGACTACAAGGTGGAAAACGAGAAGCCTGTGAATCCCAATACCACGTACGTGGCCGAACACCGCAGGATGGAGCGGCTGCCCATTCCACGTGGTGGGGTGCGCGGTGGTTTGCTGGGGCAATCCGCCATCCTCATGGCCACTGCCAATGGTGTCGATACCCAGCCCGTGCTCCGTGGCGTGTGGGTGCTGCATAACATCCTCGGCATTCCCCTTCCTCCCCCGCCCGCCAACGTGCCGGCACTGACCCCAGATACACAGGGCGCGAAAACGCCACGCGATCTGCTCGCCGCCCATACAAAGTCTGCCGACTGCAAGGGCTGTCACCAACAGATCGACCCCATCGGCTTTGTGCTGGAAAACTTCGATCCCGTGGGTGGCTGGCGTGATGAATGGCCGCACATCAATGTGAAGATCGATCCCTCCGGCGTGCTACCTGACGGTACCCAGGTCAAAGACTATGCGGACCTGAAGCGCTGGATCGTGACTCACATTGATGTCTTCGGCCAATGTCTCGCGGAGAAGCTGATGATCTATGCCACGGGACGGGTTCCGAGCTACGCGGAGAAGCACGAGCTGAAGGAGATCGTGGCAAAGATCGAGCAGGACAAAGGTGGCTTCCGCGATCTGGTTCTCGCCCTGATGGAGAGCAAGACGTTCAGGACGCGGTGA
- a CDS encoding exosortase/archaeosortase family protein, which translates to MSSATLTAEKKQTVDAAVTWTRWIPLGVGALVMVLLFAVFPYQHWTFATRGSVLEGWWKLLTQMPDNGEWQYCLVVPLIAGWLVWRQADLLKKMPLHGSWLGVPVLLFGIFVYWAGYKVDTGYLGFAALQILLAGLILLLGGKEWMRALFIPWLFLAFAWPLFPLDNLLAARLKIPTAQIASGILNTVGIPCVREGSTLQSMADTAAGLQQGAKFTLDVSDSCSGMRSLYALIMTGVLYSMVALKRTGPRLLLAASTIPLAVIGNVVRLLMLAIASLVVGQEFAVGKQIHGKLVEASLVSGVMAGKDNQGREDFVKITGGRLVVENVTAENQIQGWIRKGTLADGRTFEAKVEQGKLSSSVLEDATLREVMFSRAEGEAPEAAMSVAVLSQAGLERPSYSESRQVESFFHLFAGFVVFGVALGGVFGLASLFERKHWNQMKKWGHQSGAGALPREGHAAASANDVMAKSGTALALGVAAMAICWVTPTAAQLAESSFRPGLPEMVGECPSTALTMTSKERALFDETVRLDRRMYLTPDERQVLVTVVLSGEVKKTLHQPERCLPDQGWIISNRQEVPLRLKDGRELHATVLSVFRDILKDDGTRVRMRALNLYWYQGSHGYSTPSYDVSSFVSYRDAILRNLNHRWGQASFFMKVSEEEVGALEDPLEELTAIQSLSSFAADTASEILNPES; encoded by the coding sequence ATGAGCAGTGCCACCCTTACAGCGGAAAAGAAACAGACCGTTGACGCCGCCGTCACATGGACGCGGTGGATTCCGCTCGGAGTGGGTGCGCTGGTGATGGTTTTGCTTTTTGCGGTGTTCCCCTACCAGCACTGGACTTTCGCGACCCGGGGCAGTGTGCTGGAGGGCTGGTGGAAGCTGCTCACCCAGATGCCGGATAATGGCGAGTGGCAGTATTGCCTCGTCGTACCGCTCATCGCCGGCTGGCTCGTCTGGCGGCAGGCGGACCTTCTCAAGAAAATGCCCTTGCACGGTTCCTGGCTGGGCGTGCCGGTCCTTCTGTTCGGCATCTTTGTCTACTGGGCCGGATACAAGGTGGACACCGGCTATCTCGGTTTCGCGGCCCTGCAGATCCTTCTCGCAGGACTCATCCTGCTCCTGGGCGGGAAGGAGTGGATGCGCGCGCTCTTCATCCCGTGGCTGTTCCTGGCCTTTGCGTGGCCTCTTTTCCCCCTCGACAATCTCCTGGCTGCCCGGCTGAAGATTCCCACGGCTCAGATTGCCAGTGGCATCTTGAATACCGTGGGCATTCCCTGCGTGCGCGAGGGGTCCACGCTCCAGTCCATGGCAGACACCGCGGCAGGCCTGCAGCAGGGGGCAAAGTTCACCCTGGATGTGTCGGACTCATGCAGTGGCATGCGTTCGCTGTACGCGCTCATCATGACCGGTGTGCTCTACAGCATGGTGGCGCTCAAGCGCACCGGCCCGCGCCTCCTGCTGGCTGCGAGCACCATTCCGCTGGCCGTGATTGGGAATGTGGTGCGTCTGTTGATGCTGGCCATCGCCTCCCTCGTGGTAGGTCAGGAGTTCGCCGTGGGAAAACAGATCCATGGCAAGCTGGTGGAGGCGTCGCTGGTCAGTGGCGTGATGGCTGGAAAGGATAACCAGGGCAGGGAGGACTTTGTGAAGATCACCGGTGGGCGCCTCGTGGTGGAGAACGTCACGGCGGAGAATCAAATCCAAGGCTGGATTCGCAAGGGGACCCTTGCGGACGGGCGTACCTTCGAGGCGAAGGTGGAGCAGGGCAAGCTCTCCAGCAGCGTGCTGGAAGACGCCACGTTGAGAGAGGTGATGTTCTCCCGTGCCGAAGGAGAGGCGCCGGAGGCCGCCATGTCGGTAGCAGTACTGTCTCAGGCTGGGCTGGAGCGCCCCAGCTACTCCGAATCGAGGCAGGTTGAGTCCTTCTTCCACTTGTTCGCCGGCTTTGTGGTCTTCGGGGTGGCGCTGGGGGGCGTGTTCGGCCTGGCTTCGCTCTTCGAGAGGAAACACTGGAACCAGATGAAGAAGTGGGGACATCAGTCCGGTGCTGGCGCACTCCCACGGGAAGGGCATGCCGCCGCCTCTGCGAATGATGTCATGGCTAAGAGCGGCACCGCCCTGGCCTTGGGAGTCGCTGCCATGGCGATTTGCTGGGTCACGCCCACGGCCGCGCAGCTTGCGGAGTCGAGCTTCCGCCCCGGCCTGCCGGAAATGGTCGGTGAATGTCCGAGCACGGCCCTCACCATGACCAGCAAGGAGCGCGCACTTTTTGACGAAACCGTCAGGCTGGACCGCCGCATGTACCTCACGCCGGACGAACGCCAGGTGCTGGTGACCGTAGTACTGAGCGGCGAGGTGAAAAAGACCCTGCACCAGCCGGAGCGCTGTCTCCCGGACCAGGGCTGGATCATCTCCAACCGGCAGGAAGTGCCCCTGCGACTGAAGGACGGTCGGGAACTCCACGCCACGGTGCTCAGTGTGTTCCGCGACATACTGAAGGACGACGGCACTCGCGTGCGCATGCGCGCGCTGAACCTGTACTGGTATCAGGGCTCGCACGGATACAGCACACCGAGCTACGATGTGAGCAGCTTCGTCAGCTACCGGGATGCCATCCTGCGCAATCTCAACCACCGCTGGGGCCAGGCATCCTTCTTCATGAAGGTGTCCGAGGAGGAAGTTGGCGCGCTTGAGGATCCGCTTGAGGAATTGACCGCCATCCAGTCGCTGAGCTCCTTCGCTGCAGATACTGCGAGCGAAATCCTCAATCCCGAATCTTGA
- a CDS encoding TetR/AcrR family transcriptional regulator, producing MARPKSDDKRNAIMDAATRVIVTQGLSAPTATIAREAGISNGSLFTYFETKADLFNQLYLELKSGMAAVILEKFPAKADLRKQAFHVWSNWTQWASTSPDKRRALTQLNVSDLITPETRAAAQKAMGGLADMVEQMRAGGSMRNAPMSFVGALMTSIAETTMDFMVSDPARAKQHCKTGFEAFWRAMS from the coding sequence ATGGCCCGCCCGAAAAGCGATGACAAGCGCAACGCGATCATGGACGCGGCTACGCGCGTGATCGTGACGCAAGGGCTGAGCGCGCCGACAGCTACCATCGCCAGGGAAGCGGGCATCTCCAACGGCTCTCTCTTCACCTACTTCGAGACCAAGGCAGATTTGTTCAACCAGCTCTACCTCGAACTGAAAAGTGGGATGGCGGCCGTGATTCTGGAGAAATTTCCAGCGAAGGCGGACCTTCGCAAACAGGCGTTCCACGTCTGGTCCAACTGGACGCAGTGGGCCAGCACCAGCCCCGACAAGCGCCGTGCCCTGACGCAGCTCAATGTGTCTGATCTCATCACCCCGGAGACCCGAGCGGCCGCCCAAAAGGCCATGGGTGGTCTTGCCGATATGGTGGAGCAGATGCGGGCCGGCGGGTCGATGCGTAATGCGCCCATGAGTTTTGTCGGCGCGCTCATGACCTCGATTGCCGAAACAACGATGGACTTCATGGTCAGTGACCCCGCCAGGGCGAAGCAGCACTGCAAGACGGGTTTTGAAGCCTTCTGGAGAGCCATGTCATAA
- a CDS encoding SDR family oxidoreductase, translated as MTNLGAITSVGAVPVSIDANWSASDIPSQNGRLAVITGTGGIGFETALALARAGGEVIIAGRNADKGMDAVARICADVRSARARFEKLDLASLESINDFGARLRSQRKSLNLLVNNAAVMNPPERKETADGFELQFGTNYLGHFALTLQLLPLLCLGRDARVITVSSIAARSGAINFEDLQAERSYKPMRVYSQSKLACLMFALELQRRSKAGRLGITSIAAHPGVSRTDLLHNAPGRWSPTGMMRSLLWFLFQPASQGALPSLFAATSPNAEGGGYYGPARLGETRGAPAQAGIPRQALSLGNASRLWEFSERLTGMTMLVPGPVADA; from the coding sequence ATGACGAACCTTGGTGCCATCACATCCGTCGGAGCAGTGCCTGTGAGCATTGATGCCAACTGGTCAGCCTCCGACATTCCCTCTCAGAATGGGCGCTTGGCGGTCATCACGGGAACCGGAGGAATCGGATTTGAGACGGCCCTGGCACTTGCTCGTGCCGGCGGCGAAGTCATCATCGCTGGACGTAATGCGGACAAAGGTATGGATGCCGTTGCGAGAATTTGCGCTGACGTGCGGTCTGCCAGAGCTCGCTTCGAAAAACTCGATCTCGCCAGTCTGGAGTCCATCAACGACTTCGGCGCGCGTCTGCGGAGTCAGCGCAAGAGCCTCAATCTACTGGTCAACAACGCCGCAGTGATGAATCCCCCTGAGCGAAAGGAAACCGCGGATGGCTTTGAGCTGCAGTTCGGCACCAACTATCTCGGCCACTTCGCCCTCACGCTGCAACTCCTGCCGTTGTTGTGCCTTGGCAGGGATGCGCGGGTGATCACGGTGTCGAGTATTGCGGCGCGGAGTGGAGCCATCAACTTCGAGGACCTGCAGGCGGAGCGCAGCTACAAGCCGATGCGCGTTTACAGCCAGTCCAAGCTGGCCTGTCTCATGTTCGCGTTGGAACTGCAGCGGCGCAGCAAGGCCGGTCGGTTGGGCATCACCAGCATCGCCGCACACCCCGGTGTTTCGCGCACCGATCTTTTGCACAACGCTCCCGGTCGCTGGAGTCCCACGGGCATGATGCGCAGCTTGCTGTGGTTCTTGTTCCAGCCTGCATCACAGGGTGCGCTGCCTTCGCTCTTTGCCGCTACCTCACCAAACGCGGAGGGAGGCGGCTACTATGGTCCCGCGAGACTTGGCGAAACCCGTGGTGCGCCCGCTCAGGCAGGCATCCCCAGACAGGCTTTGAGCCTGGGAAATGCCTCCCGCTTGTGGGAGTTCTCCGAGCGTCTCACAGGCATGACGATGCTGGTACCAGGTCCCGTTGCAGACGCATGA
- a CDS encoding DUF1552 domain-containing protein yields the protein MSHHSSPPTLNRRQFLRSASALIALPALEALSSKAAAATTAAKGAKNFVAIGSYLGWHQPAFFPTTAGKGYEMPTSLKPLEPFRNKFTVFSGLDHRAANGHTAWPNFLCGNTPGAYSLDQQLADQLGGKSRFASIELATGMGEGAKSMSFTKQGVGLPPILRPSVLYRQLFASQASRERTEYLIKSGQSSLDSVLDDAKRLQANLPQRDKEKLDEFFDSFRSVEKKMERQLVALDQPAKDPGYKLPSYDPITPNLQMEAGSIMYDLMTLAMDSGSTRVMSLFLDGLGQVFAIDGEVLKAGYHALSHHGNDPEMIRDLLAIERAHMECFAGFLRQLSEKKNPQGKSLLDDTVILLGTGMGDASRHSNANLPTLVAGGGFKHGQHLAIDAKAKDAPLLGDLYITLKQRLGVETNSFSNASRNLNHLFS from the coding sequence ATGTCCCATCACTCGTCGCCCCCGACACTCAACCGCCGCCAATTTCTCCGCAGTGCGTCCGCGCTGATCGCGTTGCCAGCCCTGGAAGCCCTGAGCTCAAAGGCCGCAGCAGCCACCACGGCTGCCAAAGGTGCTAAAAACTTTGTCGCCATTGGCTCCTATCTGGGCTGGCATCAGCCGGCATTCTTCCCCACGACGGCAGGCAAGGGCTATGAGATGCCGACCAGCCTGAAGCCACTCGAGCCCTTCCGCAACAAATTCACTGTTTTCTCCGGTCTCGATCACCGCGCGGCCAATGGCCACACGGCGTGGCCGAACTTCCTCTGCGGCAACACCCCTGGCGCCTACTCGCTGGACCAGCAGCTTGCCGATCAACTCGGTGGGAAGTCACGCTTCGCCTCCATCGAGCTGGCCACAGGCATGGGCGAGGGCGCCAAGTCGATGAGCTTCACCAAGCAGGGCGTGGGACTGCCGCCCATCCTGCGGCCCAGCGTGCTCTACCGCCAGCTCTTCGCCTCCCAGGCCTCCAGAGAGCGCACGGAGTACCTCATCAAGAGCGGCCAGAGTTCCCTGGATAGCGTGCTGGACGATGCCAAGCGCCTGCAGGCCAACCTGCCCCAGCGCGACAAGGAAAAGCTCGACGAGTTCTTCGACTCCTTCCGCAGTGTGGAAAAGAAGATGGAACGCCAGCTGGTCGCGCTGGATCAGCCTGCAAAAGACCCAGGCTACAAGCTGCCCAGTTACGATCCCATCACGCCCAACCTGCAAATGGAGGCGGGCTCCATCATGTATGATCTCATGACCCTGGCGATGGACTCGGGCTCCACGCGGGTGATGTCGCTTTTCCTTGATGGCCTGGGACAAGTATTCGCCATCGACGGTGAAGTGTTGAAAGCCGGTTACCACGCCCTCTCGCATCACGGGAATGATCCCGAGATGATTCGCGACCTTCTCGCCATCGAGCGCGCGCACATGGAGTGCTTTGCCGGATTCCTGCGGCAGCTTTCGGAAAAGAAGAATCCTCAAGGCAAATCACTGCTCGACGATACGGTGATTCTGCTCGGTACGGGCATGGGAGATGCCAGCCGCCACAGCAATGCCAACCTGCCGACGCTGGTCGCCGGGGGTGGCTTCAAGCATGGTCAGCACCTCGCCATCGATGCGAAGGCGAAGGACGCACCGCTGCTCGGGGACCTGTACATCACCCTGAAGCAACGACTCGGTGTGGAGACGAATTCCTTCTCAAACGCCTCGCGCAATCTCAACCATCTGTTCTCGTAA
- a CDS encoding ThuA domain-containing protein, producing the protein MKNFARTLALLLLACGLKTFAHEPSVAQAAVPGKGLRVLVYSNTAFYRHPDIPGINRWLVLLGHENGFEVDVTEHFKDMTPPVLAKYDVLLLNNANELDKVLPEEQRKAVEDWFTKGKKGIVGLHAALVHQTNWPWLNQLGGCDFNSDSDFMKAKVTIDPAAKDFPGLKGEPSEFTIEADWTNHDRSVTGLPGFKVLMRVDESTYTPVREYFKTRNGKPMGADHPIAWTHEPATGGRFFYTEFGHDLRSLSTPFVRKFILEGIKWSGESAMVAKEKKQ; encoded by the coding sequence ATGAAAAATTTTGCCCGCACCCTCGCATTGCTCCTCCTTGCCTGCGGCCTCAAGACCTTTGCTCACGAACCGAGCGTGGCTCAAGCTGCCGTCCCCGGCAAGGGGCTCCGGGTGCTGGTGTATTCCAACACCGCTTTCTACCGGCATCCGGACATTCCGGGCATCAATCGCTGGCTCGTCCTGCTCGGACATGAGAACGGCTTTGAGGTGGATGTGACGGAGCACTTCAAGGACATGACACCTCCGGTGCTGGCGAAGTACGATGTGCTCCTGCTGAACAACGCCAACGAACTCGACAAGGTCCTGCCAGAGGAGCAGCGCAAGGCCGTGGAAGATTGGTTCACCAAAGGCAAGAAAGGCATCGTGGGCCTGCACGCTGCACTGGTGCACCAGACGAACTGGCCGTGGCTGAACCAACTCGGCGGTTGTGACTTCAACAGCGACTCAGACTTCATGAAGGCGAAGGTCACCATCGATCCCGCGGCAAAAGATTTTCCCGGACTGAAAGGCGAGCCGTCTGAATTCACGATCGAGGCAGACTGGACGAACCACGACCGCAGCGTCACCGGCCTTCCCGGCTTCAAGGTCCTGATGCGTGTGGACGAATCCACCTACACGCCCGTGCGCGAGTATTTCAAGACCCGCAATGGCAAGCCCATGGGCGCAGATCACCCCATCGCTTGGACTCATGAACCCGCCACTGGTGGTCGTTTCTTCTACACCGAGTTCGGCCACGATCTGCGCTCCCTGAGCACACCTTTCGTGAGGAAGTTCATCCTCGAAGGCATCAAGTGGTCAGGGGAATCGGCGATGGTGGCGAAGGAGAAGAAGCAGTAG